One part of the Rutidosis leptorrhynchoides isolate AG116_Rl617_1_P2 chromosome 1, CSIRO_AGI_Rlap_v1, whole genome shotgun sequence genome encodes these proteins:
- the LOC139842323 gene encoding receptor-like protein 6 has translation MALNSMISFVYLLIILITSTPASSSLITHDEGCLALFEFKQSINILDQDYYTRYFNGGVQKLDSWKKTTISNTSDNVSDCCLWDGVKCSRNEGRVIELDLSESLIHGHLTSNSTLYNLVHLRKLNLSGNDFAESQIPSEIARLKQLKSLDLSDSGFNGEIPNEISHLIHLSKLYLSSNSLKLQTPNLFQNLTRLEELHLGEVDISSSVPRFLANFSSLTSISFRDCQLQGKFPVAILQLPKLKRLSLALNPDLTGSLPDFRNNTLLEYLNLDTTSFFGIVPDSISNLNHLVRLDLDDSFFSGSIPSSLSNLTQLTVLSLSQNNFTGPVPYLASLLKLTNLDLSENNFTGPVPYLASLLKLTNLDLSGNNFKGTCPSLANLSKLAILDLGENNFKMESEYGWIGKLENLKELYLDDMNIYQEILPSLANLTKLDVVSLSNNFIPGHLDTFLGLEKLQVLYLSGISVVTTRNYTDRTLPQLEELGLSSCGLKEFPSFLVFQKEMIVLQLDHNQIDGLIPVSFLKNNQETLFFIDLSHNNFTGKIPPLICQPEYLQLLDLSSNSLTGPLPTCLFSKSMLFINLSQNKLGGTILNTITHECQLRMLDLGGNQFLGQLPKSLANCTDFKYLDFGDNSFDGGFPYWLGSLTELQVLILSFNKFFGRIHDLSTSSSKFPKLQTLELSNNGFSGHLPDNYFKFWKTMKSASLGFETSISPYFPHETPLTNKDDKPPKILNLYARIDLSYNSFDGEIPQSLTELRGLGSLDLSNNRLTGHVLPSLVNLKNLISLDLSHNNLSGEIPPELVQLNFLSRFNVSFNNLEGRIPTGYQFNTFENNSYIGNPLLCGKPLSKDCQGSTLSTLPQKSDDYYESLFPSDVIDWVVILTGFGGGLVSGIILGNFVYGRYRNWFIEQFGMRKDTWVRPLSNKRRN, from the exons ATGGCTTTAAACTCAATGATTTCCTTTGTATACTTATTAATAATCCTCATCACATCCACCCCTGCATCATCATCCTTAATAACCCATGATGAAGGGTGTTTAGCTTTGTTTGAATTTAAGCAAAGCATTAATATTCTTGATCAAGACTACTACACTAGATATTTTAATGGCGGGGTTCAAAAGTTAGACTCTTGGAAAAAGACCACAATTAGCAATACGTCAGATaatgtttctgattgttgtttgtGGGATGGTGTGAAGTGTAGCAGAAATGAGGGTCGTGTGATCGAGCTTGATTTGAGCGAAAGCTTGATCCATGGACATCTCACATCTAACAGTACTCTCTATAACCTTGTTCATCTCCGGAAGCTCAACCTCTCGGGAAATGATTTTGCTGAATCTCAAATCCCATCTGAAATTGCTCGTCTGAAGCAGTTAAAAAGCCTTGATCTTTCAGATTCAGGATTTAATGGTGAAATCCCAAATGAAATCTCACATTTAATCCATCTGTCTAAGTTGTATTTGTCATCCAATTCACTAAAGCTTCAAACTCCTAACTTGTTTCAAAACTTGACTAGACTCGAAGAACTCCATCTCGGAGAGGTGGACATTAGCTCTTCCGTTCCGCGTTTTTTGGCCAATTTCTCTTCCTTGACGTCAATCAGTTTCCGAGATTGTCAGCTTCAAGGAAAATTTCCAGTAGCAATACTTCAGTTACCGAAACTGAAGCGTCTTAGCTTGGCACTTAATCCCGACCTTACAGGTTCCTTACCCGACTTTCGTAACAACACCTTGCTCGAATATCTGAATCTGGATACAACAAGTTTTTTTGGGATAGTACCAGACTCCATAAGCAACCTAAACCACTTGGTTAGATTGGATCTCGATGATTCCTTTTTCTCGGGTAGCATTCCAAGTTCACTCTCTAACTTGACACAACTCACAGTCTTGAGTCTTTCGCAAAACAATTTCACAGGTCCGGTTCCTTATTTGGCAAGTTTGTTGAAGCTCACAAATTTGGATCTTAGCGAAAACAATTTCACAGGCCCAGTTCCTTATTTGGCAAGTTTGTTGAAACTCACAAATTTGGATCTTAGTGGAAACAATTTCAAAGGCACATGTCCTTCATTGGCAAATTTGTCGAAACTCGCTATTTTAGATCTTGGTGAAAATAATTTCAAGATGGAAAGTGAGTACGGCTGGATTGGGAAACTGGAGAACCTCAAAGAGCTCTATCTAGATGATATGAACATATACCAAGAAATCCTTCCTTCTCTTGCAAATTTAACCAAACTTGATGTTGTCTCATTGTCAAACAATTTTATACCTGGTC ACCTAGACACGTTCCTCGGACTCGAAAAACTCCAAGTTTTGTATTTATCAGGAATATCAGTTGTCACCACCAGGAACTACACAGATAGAACCCTCCCTCAGCTAGAAGAATTGGGACTTTCATCATGTGGCTTGAAGGAATTCCCTTCCTTTCTCGTCTTCCAAAAGGAGATGATAGTCTTACAACTTGACCACAACCAAATTGATGGTCTCATACCTgtgtcgtttttaaaaaacaaccaAGAAACGTTGTTTTTTATTGATCTTTCACACAATAACTTTACAGGAAAGATACCACCATTGATatgtcaacctgaataccttcaaCTCCTAGATTTGTCTTCTAACAGCTTGACAGGACCCCTTCCTACATGTCTTTTTAGCAAATCGATGTTGTTTATCAATCTTTCTCAAAATAAATTAGGTGGCACAATATTGAATACCATTACACATGAATGCCAGTTGAGGATGCTGGATTTGGGTGGAAATCAATTTTTGGGACAGCTACCAAAATCATTAGCTAATTGTACTGACTTTAAGTATCTCGACTTTGGAGATAACTCTTTTGATGGTGGCTTCCCGTATTGGTTAGGATCTCTTACTGAGCTTCAAGTACTTATCTTAAGTTTCAACAAATTTTTCGGTAGAATTCATGATTTGTCAACTTCTAGCTCGAAGTTTCCCAAGTTACAGACGTTGGAGCTTTCAAACAATGGTTTCAGTGGTCACCTACCTGACAACTACTTCAAGTTTTGGAAGACGATGAAATCAGCTTCTTTAGGATTTGAAACTTCTATATCACCATATTTTCCCCATGAGACTCCGTTAACCAACAAAGATGACAAACCTCCAAAGATATTAAACTTGTATGCTCGAATTGACCTCTCTTACAACAGTTTTGATGGGGAGATCCCACAGTCACTCACAGAACTTCGAGGCCTTGGATCACTTGATCTTTCCAACAACCGTCTTACGGGTCATGTGTTACCATCACTGGTGAACCTAAAGAATCTTATATCTTTGGATCTCTCCCATAACAACCTATCAGGAGAAATTCCCCCAGAATTGGTACAACTTAACTTCCTATCGAGGTTCAACGTGTCATTCAACAATCTTGAAGGGCGCATACCAACTGGATATCAGTTCAACACATTTGAGAACAATTCTTACATTGGTAATCCTTTGCTATGCGGAAAACCATTATCCAAAGACTGTCAAGGTTCAACGTTATCAACTCTTCCACAAAAAAGCGATGATTACTACGAGTCTCTTTTCCCAAGCGACGTAATCGATTGGGTTGTCATACTCACCGGCTTTGGAGGTGGTTTGGTATCTGGAATTATTTTGGGGAACTTTGTATATGGAAGGTATCGCAATTGGTTCATTGAGCAATTTGGGATGAGGAAGGACACATGGGTAAGGCCACTAAGTAACAAGAGGAGAAACTAA